The genome window acttattaaagctctgcaaatactgcatgatcttgtgttattttgatgtgttgtgatgatattttcttttatatatacacataatagttacattttgaatttagtatttagtatcctccagcaacttttttttaaaattaagctaatttctttatatttattcataaagCATACCAGTAACCTGTgactctatttatttattttcatcagtGTATTGTTTATAAGAAAAAGATTTAACCACATTCTTGAATAAGAAGGTGGAAAAATGCACATACAGCAAATACTCCCCTTTAAAACTTAGAATGTCACTGTTTCATTGTGTTGCAATaacaggaatgtttttgttcttcttttaaTCTGGTAAATTTGTTAAATTACTGCTTTTTTTCAACAGTAATAGTAACCATTATATTTGAAATGACTGAGCAGTCCAGGAAAGCCCTTGAAAATCCCTTCACAAAGCATTTACATAAGGTATAATTCAGTCCCAGGTTGTCCAATGCTTACAGGTCCTCTTCATCATCTTCCTCCTACACAGACAGAGATCTGCCCAGAGGTAGTTTATCCTGGGGCTGTATGCTCTTCAGCAGTCTCTTCACCATTCCCAGCTTCCCTCTCTTGACCATTTCCCTTGACAGCTCTGCCACTTCGTCAGTATATGTCCTGCATAACAGCCTAAGCTCTGCCCGGACTGTGTCAATGCCATGTCTCTCCTCAGCCTGCTTTACACAGTCCTCCAATTGGGAAAAAATGTGAGACATGTCCCCTGTGCTTTTGGTGAAGATGGTCAACAGAGCCTCTAGCAGAAAGTGCAGTGCCTGCTGCTCACAGCTTCCAGGTCGTTCTAGCTCGAGCGATTGTCTAAAGCAGTCGATGGCATTCTCCTCTTCTCCTTTCAGCAGCAAGCAGCGGCCACGGAGGAGCTGTAGTTCTGGCAGAGAGGAACCCAGTGGGCACTTCAGGGCCTGTGCCAGGCTGACCAAAGCCTGATTCACTGCCATCTCATCCACCATTATACTCTCCTTCACGGCATCCACACCCATGTAGTAGTAGACCTGACAAAAGATAGGTGTGATGGAagagttgtacatttttaaatatattaaaggttcgtaacatttttaatatttaatgtaataatgtaaatgtattcataAATTGTTTACAGAAGCATTTACCAATAAAATGTGGTACTTAGAAGGATCCAGTtactacagaaaatgtttgaaatgtgaGTTTTCGTATACAGTAAGCATGCTCAATAATCTGAACCTTGATACAAATTTTGTGAATTATGGAGACAATCTTTGAACAATTAGAtttcatattttctattttaaattctTTCTAAGCTTTACTTTTTATGGAGAATAGTGGGTGccattaaatataaatcagcTGTCTTGTGAACACACTGCACTTTATTGCTGATTGCCCTTTATAAACATGAGCATGAGTACAAAATAAATCAGCAGTACATatatatgttgtaaatttagGCCAATTATACTCGACAGGACTGGTAATTGCTCCTTTACTGTAAAAGGATGGCCCAACATTCTGGATCCACTGGCATCTtccattatatactgtaaaatatgatatttttctttttatttcagttgcAAGACCTACAGTAGCCTACAGGTCAGCTGAAGTCAAAAACTTGTAGGGATTGGTCCAGAACAATTGTTGCACTAAAGGAGGAAGATATGCCATTTTTGAGCAAATTTATacttataaatacatttttttgcctAATGATCCATAcattgtaaagctgttttgagacaatgaccattgttaaaagtgctatataaataaatttgaattgaaattgaattgaatttggaCCACTCTGTAAAGTTCAACTCAATACTTTTTATTATGTACTACTTTTAACAATAGACAGTAATAAACAattttcacaaagcagctttacagaagtCCATATGGATATGAATTCAGCTTTATATCTGTTAGGAGTAAGCTGCAAGTGAgattggcaaggaaaaactcgcCAAGACGACATGAGAAAAAGAGGAATTAAACTCGaaaaggaaacccatcctctTCTGAACAACAATGCATAGTGATATTATGTGTCACTCAGGTTCATACTAACATGGCATGCACTATTATGCTGAGCATGAAGGCATCTTATCTCACCTGTCCCATCTCCAGGTGAGTACTGAGACAAGGCTGAACACTCAGCACCCGCTCAAGGTCAGCTCGGGCATCTCTCAAGTCCTGACGATCAGGAATCCCACTCAGCCCCAACTTAGCTTGGTCCAAGGCCTTCACAAAGCTTGCGATTTTAAGCTGGAGAGAGAATACGAAACAGCTATTAGccaatttttttaactgattgcTTGGACTTGCAGAATgcttaaaaatgaaagaagatCGATTTATAATCTAAGAGTAATTTCAATAACCTCTTATATTTTCTTAAACCTACACTGCAACCTGTAAGTGATTTCACATGaatttaactgtattttttcccctgatgatacagtatgtaccaACTTTCTTACTTTAATGTGAATATGAATGTTTTCTTTGCATGGCAAGAACCTCCAGCAACAAATACCATTTATAAACTGAACTTTTGTTAGCTTTCATGCTTAAACTGTTGATGCAGCAACACAATAATAGATTATGTGTAAGAAAGATCACTTTCCACTTTGAAAGTATTGGAATGGGAAAgtgaattatgtttttttttttttttttttttttttacagtgaagaTATTCAGTTTAGATCAGAATTCCACTgttgtttacaaaaaataaaaatttggttACCTtggaaaattttatattttgagagAAAACATCCAATTGTTAGATGAGTGAATGTATTGTACCAGATTTTACTACTTTTAAAGTTAATAACACTTAAAATTTGGTTGCATATCTGGGCATTGGTGTTGTAATGGTGGGTTTAATGGTAGGATTTAATGGAcagattcccagccaatgcacaaatcccagccactggatgcagtgcccaTTTCAAGCCAGGATAATATAAGATGCGTCAGTAATCCACTGACATCAGCGAACGGTTGCACTAACTCCACTATGTTCGACCTACTCTCAGTCACTCATCTTCTCATCTTCATTCAGGATTGCGGCGacctaaagcctatcccaggagacctagggcacgaggcagggtacaccctggacagggtgccaatccatcgcagggcacatacacaaatacacacacactcacacacactacgggcaaaaaaaaattgccttcTAATttttactatatacagtatataggcagcatggtggcttagtggttagcacctccatggtctgggttcgattcccgcctatCTGTGCAtgatgtttgcatgttctcaccgtgcttggtgggtttcctctgagtactcggtttttttttcccagtccaaagacatgcagattggactaattggctttccccaaattgcccatagtgtgtgaataagtgtgtgagtgcctgtacagtatgtgtgtgtgtcctgctatggattggcacctcctCCAGGGTGTTCCCCGCCTCTGGCCTAAGTCGCTTGAGATCTTCAGGTCCCCCCCTGGAACCCTATATACTTTCCCTCTTTGCTTTTCTGCCCTAGACAGCTCTCTGGTCTTTATGTTGGTTTATGCCGTTTAACAAAAAATGTAGTCCACTCAGGTTAAACCCAGGATAGAAATGCAGAgctataaattgtttaaatagtCAAGGTCACACCTGGGCAACAAAAAACACCTGTCAGAAATGTTTATTGATATTTTCAGTCACCTAAAAAATGGGAGGGGTCTAACAATACAGTAGCTGCAATGTTCTAATTTGTGTAACACATTTAGATGTAAATATGTGCAATAAAAAAGATTCTGATAtataatactttatatatatatttttttttttattatttttatttttttttttatctcaaattTAAGTGTCTTTAATGCATAGCAAAAGCACATGAATTAAAATTCTGACACTTTTGGAGAAGACTATatttctacagtatactgtttgGTGTTCGGGAGCTGTACATACCTTAGCTCGAGTGCAGTACGCTTTCCAGTTTAGCTCTGCATCAGGCAGCACATTTAAGGCCATGTTACAGATGCCCATTGACATCTCATGCTTGCCTGAGCGAAAAAAGACATTGGCTAGCTGATTCAATGTAAATGCGTCATCTGTGGCCAGTTTGATTCCCTGTAAACACATCCAAAGAAGACAATATTTTTCCTTCCGGAGCGTCTTAATGTAAGAATGTAGTGTTATTATCATCAAACATATACTACAAGCCATCAGGGATAAAATACAATCTGAATATTAGTTATACCACAAAATTACTGTAGCTAATTTAGTGCTAACATTCCTCAACACCTTAACAACTAATCTATAGATCTTCTGGATTAACATGCAGTACCGATCCGTAGCATGACAGCGGCTCAGATCCAGACAGGCCACAGTCATGAACTGACATTGGGACGGTGGAGAACTCGTCTTTCCTCTCAAGCATTAGACCAATGTAACACCAGGCAAGTGCTAAGAACAGAGAAGAGAGAGGTATGAAGAAGAGGCAGTAATGACTAGACAGGCAGGTCTGTGACTTTTGGACTGTTAATTAACAGCTCGTCAACCTCTCACCTAAACCATGTTGACTTATAAAAGCCATTTGTAAAAGGCAAAACAAGCTTTCAAAGCCTGCAGAAGCTGCAGCAAAGCCAAATAAAAAGCTGAAAAGTGAATAGCAGAATTAATAGCTAAAGCCTTTGTGGGTGAAAATGTTAATAAGacgtggatgtttacctttgAGGTGTGTCGTGTCTGAATTAAGAATCTCCGCTAGCAATGTCAGACCTTTGTTAAAGTGTGCAAGCTTGGCGTCTTCCAAATCCTTTGAATAATTGGCAAATCCATATAATCTATAAAGTCaagataattttaaaagaatGCCTCGTATGTCTGGAAGAGCTTTTTATTGTCTATTATAGAGCAAAGTGAAGGTATAGTATGAGGTATAGTGGGTATTAACAGTTATGTTAAATGTGGAGAATTGCATACCTTATGTGAATTGTTGCCATTTTAAAATACCAGCTCCACTTCTCTTCTTGCGGTACCTGAAAAAATCAACAGGCAGATAATGTGTGAATTTCTGTATAAATTATTACATACAAATAACCAGATTTGAATATATGTAGTCTCACCAGGTCACCACCATAGTGGAGAGCTCGGTTATACAGGGTGAGGGCAGAGGTCAGTCGTTCCTGCAGgtcttcctctctctccatctccacatCATGAAGCTGAGCGAAAGCCTGCTCCGTCAGGCACCAAGCTGCCCTGATCCTGCCCTCTGTTGGGCTCTCACTGGTCTCCATATCCATGAGTTCTTTTACACGTTCTAAACACTCGCTCTCCTTATTCTCCTGTCTGAGCCGCTCATACACGTGAGCCAGGTTGGCCCAAGCATTAAGGTTTCCTGGATCCTCCTGGCAGATATTACGGAAAATCTCCTCAGCTTCTTCCAGCTCATCAACATGGTAAGCTAGCAAGCCCAGCATGTTTCGCACAGCATACTGCATTCTACCCATCTCAAGCTCCAGCTCAGCTCGTAAGTTCTCTCGCTTCATCTGTATGTCACGCAGACGCAGGGTGGATGGCCCACTTGACTCGATGTTTAGGTTCAGCGGCAGGTGAAAGTGTCCCGGTATGAAATCCAAGCTTTCAATCAGAGACTCAAGGTCGTCCTCTGTGCTCTCTTCCATGGTCGTCTCTTCACCATGAAACATTCTAATACTGATAGTGCAAGACACTAAAAACACTGTAATGTTGTAGCAAGAACAGGAAATACAGGTTTACCCAGGCGAAGCTAAGGAAGGGTGGGGAGGTTAAAAGAATGATGTGGCTTAACAAGTGCTCTTCTCTTTCACTAATGGTTTGCTGCACTTACTAGTCAATAAATGTGGAGTTAGAACGGAGGAATTGATAAGACAGGTATGTGAACAGTAATGCCTGTCTGGAGACACACCTGCTTTGTCTTCAGCCATGTTGAATTGTTTCAAAACATCCTGAAGGATACTTCCCATTTTAAGAAATGTTATGAATAGTTAATGGAGTAGTATATTGTTTGCTCTTTTCATGCATCTTAAatactttatacagtaaaatagcCATTTCAGAGGAAGAGGGCTTGCTTATAGTATGCATCTTTTTGTAATCAGGTTTAACATAATGGGTTTTCAGAGAAACCACTTTAATTATTGAAGGAATAAGCATCAGGGAAGTAAttagtaaaacatttaagtgttaTCCTGAGTAACAACAACGCTGTGATTTTATCACAGGCACGAACTGTCAACCACTGTTATTAATGTAGGCGGtgcggtggcttagtggttagcactgtcgccttgcacttccaggggtctgtgtgcatgctctgagtttgcatgttctccccatgcttggtgtgtttcctcaggGTACCCCAGgtacctcccacagtccaagattctcacatgcagattaggctaattgtctacttgcctgtagtgtgtaaatactgaccagaggtcctaccatggatgtaaaaaatgggaataaataaatggcCACCACTGGCCAGCACTGTTAGACTGCAGAGGTTCCTAAAAGGGGTGGATCGATGATCATGAATGCAACACAACACAAGAATTctgtgttacattttttttattggtcttaagtaacattctaattttctgagatacaatttttttttttttttcccaagttgtaagccataatcataatTGTAAgccaaagaaataaacacttaaaatatatatttctgtttgatattaatttatatgaggttaactttttgaattaaataattgaattaaattaactttttgatgatattctaatttattgagagcACCTATATTGATTGATTGCAGTCATTGCAAATTATTTTGCAATTCCCATGCTGACCACTAGAGGTCAACAAAGCACTGAAGCTAGAATAATCAGCACCCCGAAATGGCATTTCCCATAGAAAACACAAACCAATTCATCAAGATAATTTATCAGAATGTTTCCATAATCcctaaaattacaataaagcaGAATTTTAATAAAGAGTGAATAGCCCTATAATGCGACAACAATGCAAAAGGAACAGAACTGGTCATAAAGCTCTGTCTTCAGGTTGGATTAATTGAATCCTCGCTGATCCCCTTTGTTTAGTTAAGTatgaaaaatcttaaaatgagGTATTACTGTTTCCCCTGCTGTTCGGTTTTCCTCCATGATGACTTTTCCATTTTGCTACCTGCAGACTTTTAATGAtattatctttttctttttggcctGTGAGCTCTACTGTCTGCTCACTGTCTTCTCTACTTTCATATTGGATAGACCAATTTCTCAAGTAAGTACAAGTTTATGAGTATAATATTAGTAATTCATGAGAGTTTAAACCAGGAGAGTCTAATTGAGTTTCAAGAAATATGGCATTTAAAACACCAGTGGAAGCTTTCAGCTTATTATTCTACCTTTATAAGCTCtaaatattataacattattcAAGGGACTTTAAACCAATCTGCTATATTTAAAAGGTCCCTCATACAGTATACTACATTATCTTgaatgaagaaaagacagaccaatatatatctatattccacgggtggcatggtggtgtaggacactgtggccttgcacctccaggatcggagttcgattcccaccctgGGTCTgttatgcatggagtttgcatgtcctccccgtgcttggtgggtttcctcccacagtacaaagaaatgcagattaggttaattggcgttccagaATTGCCTGTAGTAAGTGTGTGCcttgggatggattggcaccctgaaccctgcctatatatacagtaggaacctctgtagtccaactagggacagtggacgccagtgctaaccattatatttattcacatttttacatccatgaTAGGATCTCTAGGCAAaattcacacatgcattcacacactacgggttaacctaatttgcatgtctttggaatgtaggaggaaaccagagtacccaaaaGAAAACCATATCCTTActataaaatatcaaaataaacaatagttaaatattatcattttaGCTGTATAATTAATAGCTgtctaatgtttttaaaaaaatacataatacagtggaaccttggattgtgagtaaccaATCCAACCAAACGAGCATATTAATATACGCAACCAAAGTATTGATATATGAGTATTAACATACGAGTATTATATTGAGACAATAGTTCTTCACCTCTCTCGCACTGTGGGATTGTGAGTAATCAGAGCGCATGCGTGACTTGTATGGTCAATATTTgtgcgcgcatgtactgtttactataacattgtgaccacatgtgtgtgtttttttatatcaccacacaaaatgtattttcatattGTGTACAATACTAAAGTAAAGAACACTGAAGCTTTTTGTTACAAATTACATACAAATTTACtataaaacaatcaaatgaaaaacattttaaaattcacCTTACACATTTAAACCTATCCCTGTTATGCACAGAAGTCAAATTGACATACAAATTTCCAAACCTCTTATCTGATGTTGCAGAGATGATTGTTTGGGGACTAGGCTATATTACATCATGTCCTGGAAGCACTATGTCCATGGAGTGAAAATGAGGTAGGAGAAAATATGAGACTAACTTATTGAATGTGACAGGTagcttaaaaaaatgaaaaaagaaaaggaaatcacATTTTTACAAGCGACCAGTTGTGTTTGGAGCATACTTTTAAAATTGCACAGATTTTTTTGACATCCCTGCTAAACCACAACTGATCAAACATGTGTAGTTCAGCAGGTTTATTAAGTACTGAATTAGAccaattacaaactgtgctaaAATTACAACCATtcattacatgtactgtacagatgaATATGCATACCTTCATTGTCATTGTACAAGTGCAAGCAGATGTGCCTTTTTTCAATATGTGCATGTAATGtatacttatatatacacatgatgtactgtatacttaaGTAGAcattaaattctaaaaaaagatttttttaaatacatgtatGAATAtgtgcacatatacagtataaatatactTTGAGATGTGTACAATGACATCAGAATGATGTAGTGCAAATGAAATGGTCATTAAATGTGCACATAACCTAGTCACTGAGCaagaataagtgtgtgtacatgtgggAACAGGTAGGTAGGTGTGAGGTTTAGTGGGTCTGTTTGTtgcctggttaaaaaaaaaaaaaaaaaaaaaaaaatatatatatatataaatggtttcttcatttaaattatGTACAGCACATCTGGATTACtgtagtatgtacagtaaaatcATATGCTTGTCCTATGTTAATACACAGTGTTAGCTACCAGAGTTAAGCTTAGTCAAAGTTTTTGTGCAGTCAAAACATGGTCCTGTGCTCACATTTGAGCTTTTACTCCTCCAGTGGGCTAGCTTATAATTCATGTTTAGATTGATGTAAAATaattgtgataataataataataataataatgtgatcaATTCAAATGATCTGGTCATTGTAGCATTTAGACATGGATTATTCGTACTGTTTTGAAATTTATtcagttattattaataatttattttctgtacTACTTACTGTACCTTGTCTAGGGTCACGGGGtactggagcctattccagggcgCTTAAAGCACAAGGCATGGATACCCttggatgggatgccaatccaCACAAACATACATCCATTCATAGCCTGCTGGCAATTtcacctaaaataataatagaaaaaaaaaggcaattaaaaaaatccaattagccTACAAAACATCTTTGAACTATGGGAGGGAACCAGagtaaccagaggaaacccaccaggtaTGTGGAAAAGAtggaaac of Clarias gariepinus isolate MV-2021 ecotype Netherlands chromosome 6, CGAR_prim_01v2, whole genome shotgun sequence contains these proteins:
- the ttc22 gene encoding tetratricopeptide repeat protein 22, whose amino-acid sequence is MFHGEETTMEESTEDDLESLIESLDFIPGHFHLPLNLNIESSGPSTLRLRDIQMKRENLRAELELEMGRMQYAVRNMLGLLAYHVDELEEAEEIFRNICQEDPGNLNAWANLAHVYERLRQENKESECLERVKELMDMETSESPTEGRIRAAWCLTEQAFAQLHDVEMEREEDLQERLTSALTLYNRALHYGGDLVPQEEKWSWYFKMATIHIRLYGFANYSKDLEDAKLAHFNKGLTLLAEILNSDTTHLKALAWCYIGLMLERKDEFSTVPMSVHDCGLSGSEPLSCYGSGIKLATDDAFTLNQLANVFFRSGKHEMSMGICNMALNVLPDAELNWKAYCTRAKLKIASFVKALDQAKLGLSGIPDRQDLRDARADLERVLSVQPCLSTHLEMGQVYYYMGVDAVKESIMVDEMAVNQALVSLAQALKCPLGSSLPELQLLRGRCLLLKGEEENAIDCFRQSLELERPGSCEQQALHFLLEALLTIFTKSTGDMSHIFSQLEDCVKQAEERHGIDTVRAELRLLCRTYTDEVAELSREMVKRGKLGMVKRLLKSIQPQDKLPLGRSLSV